Genomic window (Achromobacter sp. B7):
CGGCGGCGCGGTGCTGCTGGCCTTGGGGGTGACCGGGTGGTCGCTGGCCGTATCGCCATGGCAGTTGTATGGGGCGGCGGTGCTTAGCGGCATGGGCTGGGTGGCGCTGGGCGCGGCCGCGGTCAATGCGCTGATCGCGCCGTGGTTCGTGCGGCGCCGCCCGTCCGCGCTGGGCATGGCCTATAACGGCGCCAGCGTGGGCGGCATTGTGTTTTCACCACTGTGGGTGTTTTTGATCGCGCAAGCCGGTTTTGCGCAAGCCGCGTTGTGGGTGGGCGTGGCCATGGTCGCGGTCATCGGGGGCTTGTCGCGCAAAGTGTTCGCGGTAACCCCACAGCAGCTGGGCCAACTGCCGGACGGCGATAGCGCGGACGCACCCGCGCCGGCGGCGTCTACCGCGTTACCGCGCGTATCGCGACTGTGGCACGACCGCGCTTTTCTGACGCTTGCCGGGGGTATGGCGTTGGGCCTGTTCGCCCAGATAGGGCTGATCGCGCACCTGCTGTCGTTGCTGGCGCCCTTGCTGGGCGCGCAGACGGCCGGTGCGGCGATGGGGCTGGCCACGGTGGCCGCCATCGCCGGGCGCATGCTGGTTGGCGCGCTGATGCCGGCCGGCACCGACCGACGCAAGGTGGCCTGCGCGGCCTATGCCGTGCAAATCTGCGGATCGCTGACGCTGATGCTGGCCGCCGACCATATGTGGGCGGTGTGGCTGGGCGTCATTCTGTTCGGGTCGGGCATCGGCAATGCCACGTCGTTGCCGCCGCTGATCGCGCAAACGGAATTCGCCCGCGAAGACAGCCAGCGCGTGGTGCCGCTGATCGTCGCGCTGTCGCAAGGCGCCTATGCCTTCGCGCCCGCGCTGTTCGGCTTGCTGCGCGCCGTGCTCGACGCAAGCGGACACGCCATGTTCGGCTTCCTGGTGGCGGCGGCCCTGTTGCAGGCGGCGGCCATCGCGTGCTTTGCGGCCGGAAGCGGCCATGCGGCGGCGCGGGTTGCGCCGCCCGCCACGATCAGGCCGGTGGCCCCCGGCGCGCCACCAGCGCAGCCATGACGGTGTCGCCGGCCTCGTTCACCAGCCCTTCCGCCACGCCTTCGCGGTCGGCCGGTGTCCGGTTCTGGCTGACCTTCCATTTGCCCTCGATGCGCGATATTGGGATCTCGATCCCGATGATGGCGCGCATCTGCGCCGCAATGAAATCCGCCGGCGCCTCGTCCACGCTCCAAGGCTGCGCGCGCGCCTTTTCCTGGCTGGCGGTCAGCGCTTCCAGCTGCGCGCGCAACCAGGCGGGATCATCCTGGATAACCGGCGTGCCCCACACATGCACCGCCACGAAATTCCACGTGGGCACCACCTTGTGCGTCTGCGCCTTGGTGGCGTACCAGGACGGCGTGATGTAGGCCTGCGCGCCATGAAACGCAATCAAGCATTCCTGCCCCGCCGCCAGATGCGCAAGCTGCGGGTTGGCACGGGCCACGTGCAGGCGCAGCACGCCATGGTCCCCTTCGGGATAGAGCAGACAGGGGATGTGGTTGGCCATCAAGCCCCCCTCGCCGCTGGTCATGACGACGCCCAACGGGTGGGCGCGGATAAAGTCGTGCTGGACGGCAAGGTCGTCTTCGCGAAAAGCGGATGGCAGGTACATGGTGGGCCAGGCGTAGTCAGGGAAAAACACAACATAACGCCATCGTGGCCCCATGCACAGGTCCATCGCTTCACTGTTTTATAGAGCCACTTCGGCGCTCCCCCGGCAGGGTGCACGCGGACAGCCTTATCGTCGGACACGCTCATAAGCTTGGTTCATGCGTTCCCGCGCCTGCGTTTCGCGCGCGTAAGCGCGGTCGTAGCTTTCCAGGCACCCGGGCGTGGGGCTGGGCCACTTGATGGCGGCGATGGCCGCGGTGAGTTCGTCGCGGGCGCGTTGCCATTCCCGGACAGCGGCGTACCAATCCTTGGCGGTGTCCATAGTTGTCTCCCTATGTGCACGCTTTCCATCGTAGCGCCGCACACGCGGGGGGCCGCGCGCTTTCGCGATTAAAAAAGGATGAGCACCAATCCCTGACAGGGTTAACCCGTCGAATCTGTGGCGGCCAGCCATCAGATCGCGGCGCCGCGCAAGTTGCGTAAAATCCCGCAGCCCGGATGGGGCGCGTAAACGCATCTTCGTCTTGCGCGATGCGAGCCCGTGGCGACAAGCCCGACAACGACCGATTCAACTTCGCACGCGCCGCGCCCGTTCCATCAGCTCAACGGAACGACGCGTTGAACCGGAACGCGTAGCGTTTCCAAACAGGATGCGTTGGCCGGCATTGCGCGATCAGCCTTGGGCACGCCGCATGCAGAGGCGTCTGGTCTCGTTGCCGACAACTTGTCGCAAACGGGGAACATCGCCGACGCCAACGCGGTCCAAACCCAAAATTTTTACTTAAAAATCACGATGTGATGAATATTGACGTCAACCCTCACTTACTCACAGCCACGGCTAATGCTACTGTTCCGCCTGTGCAAGGAGTACATGCAATGGATCAGAAAACGAAGCCCTGGGCCTTTCCCAAGCCTCATCCGGAAAACACCCCACGCGGTGAGCGCAACAAACAGGAGTTCGATGCTCCTGCCGAAGTCAAGAAACCCGCGCCTAAACCGCGCGCCAAAAAAGAACCGCCGGCCGCAAGCCGGGCGCGTTCATGATGTTGCCGACCAGGACGCGCGCCGCTATTGCGGCGTTGCCCGTCCCGGATCGGCCCCGCCGCCGCCCGTTGCCATGACGGGCCCGCGCCGACCTCCCCGGCGCAATTGACGGCTTAAATCAAGCCCGGCCATACTCTGGCGGCCTCGACCGCCTAGAGATCCTATGACCGCTTCCATTTTGCTTGGCATCACCATCACGCTGGTCGCCGCCTGGGGCGGCTTGGCGCTGTGGATACGCGCGCCATTGCCCCGCGCGGCAAGGGGCTTGCTGACGCTGGCCTGGCTGGTGTTGGCGTTCGCGGCCCTGGCCGCGTTGGCCTGGCCCACGTGGCGCCCCGCGGCCTATGGCTTTGCGCTGGCCACGCTGGCGCTGGGGCTATGGTGGGCACGCCTGCGCGCGTCGAACGACCGGCCGTGGATGCCAGAAGTCTCACGGCAAACCCTGGGGCATGTGGATGGCAACGTCGTCACGCTGCAAAACGTGCGCAACTTCGACTGGCGCAGCCGCACCGACTTCACCCCCAGATGGGAAACCCGCCGCTACGCGCTTGACGAGCTTGAGTCGGTGGACGTTGCGCTGTCGTACTGGGGCCGCCCCGCCATCGCTCACGCCTTGGTGTCGTTCGGATTCGGGCAGGATCGCTACGTGGTTTTCTCGGTGGAAATCCGCCGCAAGGAAGGCGATCAATTTTCCGAGATCGGCGGCTTTTTCAAGCAATACGAATTAAGCCTGATCGCCTCGACCGAGGAAGACAGCTTGCGCGTGCGCACCAACGTGCGAGGCGAAGACAGCTACCTGTACCGCATCCACATGCCGCTGGACAATGCGCGTTCGTTATTCCTGGCGTATGTGGACAGCGCGAATCGGCTGCGCGACACGCCCCGCTTCTATCACACCGTGACGGGCAACTGCACCACCATCGTGTTCCAGATGGCGCGGCGCATCGTGCCCGGACTGCCGCTGGACTATCGCCAGCTGGCATCGGGATATCTGCCTGAATACTTCTTTGACCTGAACGTGCTGCAAGGCGCGGACAGCGCCGCGCAATACCGCGAACGGGGTCGCTACACCGATCGCGCCCGCGGCCACGGGGATGCCCCCGGGTTCTCTCAAGCGATCCGGCAAGGCGTGCCGAGCATCGATCCTTCGTAGCTTTTGCACACGCGCACCATGACAACATCAACGGCCCTGGCGCTACGCGGCAGCGGCAAGATCAACGGTGTGTTTTTCAACGCGGCGGGCGATGTGGCGGCCGTCGCGTCCACGTTTGCCCTGCTGGCCCACCCTCGGGCGCGCGCCGCCTATGGCGGGCGCACCTTGCGCTATCGGGTAGCGTTGTACCGCCGCGACTCGCTCGTTCCCTTCGCCGCCTTTGATGACCTGCACTATCCCGTCAACGATGTGGCGTTCCACCCTGCCGGCACGACCGTCGCCATTGGCGGCGGCAGCTACGACGGCGGCTATTTGTTTGAAGGCGAACTCATCGTCTGGGACTGGCGCGAAACGCACGGCGTTCAGCTGTACAACCAGGTTCCCGAAGTGGTGCGATGCCATTACAACGCGGCGGGCGACCAGATCGAAGCATGGGTGCGGCCGTGGGACGACGGCGATGACGCCTGCGATGCCTTCGACGCCTTGTTCCGCGTGCAAGCGCCAGCGCCTTGCTCCGGTTCGCAAGCGCTGAACCTACACATGGATGCAGCCTCCAGCGTCCCCGCCGAGCTGCGCGCACAAGCCTTGCGCGCCCCAGATATCCAGGAGCTGGAAGCGCGCTTGCAAGCATGGTTCGGCGTAGCCAGGTGGACACACCGGGGTGCCATCCTGGATGTGGCCTGGCTGGATCACGACCGCTACGCCGCCGTGCACGAGGGCTGCCAGCTAGAGGTCTACCACCGCAACGGCGACCGCCTTGCCACCCACACCGGCGCGGGCCACGGCGTCGAGATCATCACATCCGGCAAGCAGGTATTGGTGCACGTGGTCGAGAGCGGCCCGGCGGGCCAAATCGTGGGAAGACAGGACGCGCGGCTGTACACGTACACCGGCGCCGGTGCCAACGCCAACGCCAACGCCAGCACCGGCGCCATCGCCAACGCCGACACCAATGCCGGACTGCCACTGACGCGCGCCTATGACGGCGAATTCACGTTTTCCGCCACGCAACAAGGCCGGATCCTGGGCCGCCAAAACCGCGTTACGGCGCACCCCGGGCAGGCGCGCGATGTGCTGCTGGACCTGGCGACCGGCGTCGAGCATCGCCCAGACCTTGGCCACTACGACTGCTTCAACCACTACCTGCGCATCCGCCACGCGCCCTATCTGTTCCTGCTGCAAGGCACGCCCGCCAGCTCGCACGAACGCAAAACCCTGTGCGTGGTGCAACCCGATGGCGCCGTGCGCCGGCTATGGCCGGTTTTAAAAGCCAGCAACGATGCCGCCAGCCACGCCATGGAACTGTGCGGCGCCTACGTCGACGATGCACTGGGCCCCGGCCTTGTCATCGGCGGCAAGCACTATTCGCCCAACGTGCGCGCGCCCTACGCCGGCTTTATCTACCGCAAGCCCTTGGACCGGGATCGCGAACTATGGCGGCGCCCCATCCCCGCATCGCCCAGCGCCATCGTGCACATGCCCGCCTTGAACCTGATCGCAGCCGCCTTTCTTGACGGCTCGCTGCAATTGATCGACGCGCAAACCGGCGTGCTGCGGCGCTATGCCCGCGTGCGGGTCGATGGTTTGCCAACGCTGATCTTCGCCATGGACGCCGACGCGCAATCGCTGGTTGTCGGCACGGTGGATGGCACGATAAAAGTGCTGGAAGCGGGCCAATTCGGTGGCGCGCCGGCTGATGCGGCCCAAGCCAAACGCCAAGCTTTCGATCAAGCCGGGTTCGATAGCGGCGCGGACGCAGATGCGAACGGCTATGCGCCGGGCACCGCTCCCGTCATCAACCTGGACTGACGGCAGATTCGCGCCCCCCTTCATTCCGCCGCCCGCTCAGCCGCCTTCGTGGCAGCCGGCGTGGCCCTGAATGACACGCCCAGGCGGTTGAAGGCATTCATCAGCCCGATGGCATAGGTCAGGTCCGCCAATTCCTTGTCGCTGAACTCGGCGGCGGCCGCGGCATAGGCCTCATCCGGCACACCGGTATCAGCCACGCGCGTCACGCTTTCCGCCCACGCAAACGCCGCGCGTTCCTGTCGCGTAAACACCGCGCCCGCTTCATGCCACACCGGCACCAGCACCAGCTTGTCCACCGTCACGCCCTGCTTGATCAGGTCGCGCGAATGCATGTCGATGCAATAGGCGCATCCGTTGATCTGCGACACCCGCAAAAACACCAGATCAATCAAGGTCTTCGGCAGGCCGCAGTGCTGAAGATAAACATATACCGCGCCAAAAGCCTTATACCCGTCGGGCGAAGCTTTGGCATAGTCAAGGCGAGCATTCATGATGGCATCCTGGTAAAGACATTTCAGAACCGCTATCGTGCGCCCACTTGGCCCAGCCGGACAGAGCCATGACGCGCAATATGGACTAGGTCATGATGGCGCCCCGCCACACAGCTGGCGCCAGACGGCATTGCCATCCCGGATCTGCCGCCGGACGGAAGCCGGCGTGGCATCCACCTGCGCCGCCGTATCAAAGTAGACGGGCCGCGCGTGCTCGCAATATTCAACGCCCACCCGGGCGGGCGCCACGCACCCAGTCACGCTTAAGCTCGTCAGCAATGGCAGCATCGTCCATCCCAGCCGTTTGATGTTGCACATCCCTTACCTCCTGCCGAGCCTGGTCGGCCTGCCGATTGATTTGCGTGTCGCGCCCCTGGCGTTCAGCGCGCGATCCCACGCTGCGCCCTCGCAAATACGCCAGCAGCACCACAGCGCTTGCGGCCAACGCGGCCACCGCCAAGGTCTTGAACCGTTCAAGCCACGCGAACATGCCGTCCCCCGATAGCGCCCATGGCTTGGGCATACAGCGCGAGCCAAGTGTGCTGATGCGGTTTGCCGGGGCGCCAGGTGCGCAGGTACAAGGCCCAGGCGCTGTCGGCGTCCCCCTCGTCAGGCAAACGACCCGGGTCGGTCCACAAGAGCAGACGCGCAAAGCCGGCGGCAAGCACGTCGTCCGCTTCCAGGGCGGTGTAGACGGCGCCCGCCGTGGCCGCCACGTCGCGTTCGGCGCAGAGCCGGCGGGCAGGTCCGTAAGTGGCAGCATGCGTCAACACGCCTCGCACGCCACCGCCTTGCTCGAACTGCCAGAAGCCTCGGGCCGGTCCACCGACTTGCCGACGATGCAGAAAGCGGCTTTCCTGCAAGCCGATAGCCAGCAAGAGAACGCGGGCCTGCGGCGTGTCCATCGCGGGCGGAAGCAGCGTCAAGGCGGGGGTAACTGTGTAATCACAAATTGCGTGTAGGTCCATAGCCGCCTCTCATCTTGCCCGCTGACGCACTACGACGCAAAGGGGGTGCCGAAGACATAATCACTTCGCGCCGCCTCCGAGTTTGAATGCAAGGATCCGCCGCGCGGCAACCTCCAGCACTTGTTCACCCAGGATGCCCACTGCCGCCCCGGCGCCGACTAATACCGGCATCGGCGCGTCCGGATACGGAATCAGCAACAGTGTGACTACGGTTGAAAGAGCGCTTCCGAGAATCACTCGTCCGGCCACCACACGCCACGGTAGTTCTTCCTTGTTTGTTAGAGCACGGCCGACCGCCACCAGCGCGCCTACGCCAGCCAACCATGCAAGGGTTCGTTCCCAGTCGGACATACGACCTCCATAGACGAAAAAAAACCCGTCGAAACGGGCGGTCGCTAGACAACGGCTTCTGGCCGCGTCGGCCACGAGACGTTCCGCGGAAAACCCGCGTTAGATTCGACACGATTCAGCGCGATCCGGTAGCGTTTCCATGCTTGAAGCCGTGCCTCGTCTCCAGCGAGAGGAATGCCAAGATCCACCGCGTCTTGCAACGGGGCAATACGAATCGCGGCTTCTGCAAGCAACGCGTCACGTTGAGCAAGCACGCGAGCAGCAACAGCCTCTTGCGGCTCGGGAGGGCGCGGCAATGTAATGGGTTGCCCGTCGGGATTAGCCGCAATGACTCTGCCCAGAGCCAGCTGTGCCTGAATATCGTTGGCCAGGGAAACACTCACGGGCACAGAATCCGACGGAATCGCCGCCGCGCTATTGATACCGGTATGAAAGAACATCAATTCCGACGGGCTGAATACGATTCTAGGAACGGTCGAAGGCCGCCCGTCCTCCTGCACGATGAGCAGCCGATCCCCGCTTTCCAGTTCGCCAAGCAATTTTTCCGCCACTGCGGAACTCACCTCGACACAATCTGCGGGAAGGCGATCTTCGGGTTCGCCCGCCAAGTTATAGAACTCCTGCATCGACGCGCTAAACATCCATTTCATGTCATTTCCTTTTTCGTTATCGTGGCAAGCAGAAAAGTAGCCATTGCACGCCCCGAGGAGCCGCAATGGCGCCCCCACCGGGGCCAGGTCGGTAGGCAGCGATCTGCATTTTCGTGGCTGACTCAATAAGGCTGACCTCGCACCATGCGGCTGACGCCGCGGACCCTACGTTGCCATAGCATGTCGCTACATAACCCAGGATATAGCTCGGGATATAAGGAGCAATGGT
Coding sequences:
- a CDS encoding carboxymuconolactone decarboxylase family protein — protein: MNARLDYAKASPDGYKAFGAVYVYLQHCGLPKTLIDLVFLRVSQINGCAYCIDMHSRDLIKQGVTVDKLVLVPVWHEAGAVFTRQERAAFAWAESVTRVADTGVPDEAYAAAAAEFSDKELADLTYAIGLMNAFNRLGVSFRATPAATKAAERAAE
- a CDS encoding tail fiber assembly protein gives rise to the protein MKWMFSASMQEFYNLAGEPEDRLPADCVEVSSAVAEKLLGELESGDRLLIVQEDGRPSTVPRIVFSPSELMFFHTGINSAAAIPSDSVPVSVSLANDIQAQLALGRVIAANPDGQPITLPRPPEPQEAVAARVLAQRDALLAEAAIRIAPLQDAVDLGIPLAGDEARLQAWKRYRIALNRVESNAGFPRNVSWPTRPEAVV
- a CDS encoding MFS transporter, translating into MPKSSSFFGWKVLAATFVLAVFGWGVGFYGPPVFLHAVVQRTGWSVALVSGAVTLHFLSGTIVVANLPRLYRRVGVARATFGGAVLLALGVTGWSLAVSPWQLYGAAVLSGMGWVALGAAAVNALIAPWFVRRRPSALGMAYNGASVGGIVFSPLWVFLIAQAGFAQAALWVGVAMVAVIGGLSRKVFAVTPQQLGQLPDGDSADAPAPAASTALPRVSRLWHDRAFLTLAGGMALGLFAQIGLIAHLLSLLAPLLGAQTAGAAMGLATVAAIAGRMLVGALMPAGTDRRKVACAAYAVQICGSLTLMLAADHMWAVWLGVILFGSGIGNATSLPPLIAQTEFAREDSQRVVPLIVALSQGAYAFAPALFGLLRAVLDASGHAMFGFLVAAALLQAAAIACFAAGSGHAAARVAPPATIRPVAPGAPPAQP
- a CDS encoding DUF4105 domain-containing protein yields the protein MTASILLGITITLVAAWGGLALWIRAPLPRAARGLLTLAWLVLAFAALAALAWPTWRPAAYGFALATLALGLWWARLRASNDRPWMPEVSRQTLGHVDGNVVTLQNVRNFDWRSRTDFTPRWETRRYALDELESVDVALSYWGRPAIAHALVSFGFGQDRYVVFSVEIRRKEGDQFSEIGGFFKQYELSLIASTEEDSLRVRTNVRGEDSYLYRIHMPLDNARSLFLAYVDSANRLRDTPRFYHTVTGNCTTIVFQMARRIVPGLPLDYRQLASGYLPEYFFDLNVLQGADSAAQYRERGRYTDRARGHGDAPGFSQAIRQGVPSIDPS
- a CDS encoding FMN-binding negative transcriptional regulator, translated to MYLPSAFREDDLAVQHDFIRAHPLGVVMTSGEGGLMANHIPCLLYPEGDHGVLRLHVARANPQLAHLAAGQECLIAFHGAQAYITPSWYATKAQTHKVVPTWNFVAVHVWGTPVIQDDPAWLRAQLEALTASQEKARAQPWSVDEAPADFIAAQMRAIIGIEIPISRIEGKWKVSQNRTPADREGVAEGLVNEAGDTVMAALVARRGPPA
- a CDS encoding holin, yielding MSDWERTLAWLAGVGALVAVGRALTNKEELPWRVVAGRVILGSALSTVVTLLLIPYPDAPMPVLVGAGAAVGILGEQVLEVAARRILAFKLGGGAK